In Maylandia zebra isolate NMK-2024a linkage group LG9, Mzebra_GT3a, whole genome shotgun sequence, the genomic stretch CTGTTGCGGTAGCACGTGTTCAAACCAAAGAACGCTTTTGAAATAAGTCTTCCGATGTCTGAAATTTTTACTTCAACAAAAATCTGTTTAGTATGTTCTTCTGCACATAAAAGAAGGAAGCAGTTGCTACAAATGTATCATCCAGCTGATTCGAGACTGTGTGTGTTCCCTGCTTGTCCTGCCCTCTGGTGGTTCCATCAGTGAACATGAACACTCGAGAGTGAGGGGAGCAAATTTACACGCATCCAGTCTCTAAACACTTTATTTTATGCACCttattggggttttttcttctttttacaaCTGTGTCATCTTATCAGTTacacgcacaaaacaaaaaagcagccGAGGGATAGCATACTGAAATCTCCCAGAATGTAACAAAATATTTTGGAGAAATTGTCTACATAATAGTTTGAAATGCATGTTTATGGGAAACTGATGAGGGATGTTAGTAATGGAAAAAAGGTagattaaatgttaaatgttttctttcaggcctttaaataaaaataaaaaaatcaaacaccaaGCTGACCAAAATCACCAATGTGTCAAACGCAGTCGCTGTTTGTGGATGATAAATATTCGACCTAAATTGTGCATGAGCCGAGTACAAATATCAGGATTGAACACTTGTAGAGGAGGCTTATCTGACAGCCTCAATACTGCTGGTTTAGCTGCAAAAAGGCACTGACTGTGAGAGGGCACATGTTGTCTCGAGGCTCCGTGTGAGTAAAGCTGACTGACAACACTGTTACAAACAATTCATATTCAGGCTAAACCACAACAGCTGCTACTGCATCACAAGATCATTTATAAAATAAGACTTTAAGAAGATCAGCATCACTTCAAActgaagtgctttttttttttttttccaccaaaTTAAAAGTCTTCTCTGTATCACTACTTACACACAAGAACAAAAATGCAAGGGAAAAACATGACGGTCACCAtctgagatatatatatatatgctgtaaacaaagtttgtttttccaAAGTTACAGTTTGGGAGATGTTCTGGCACATGTTTCAGGTCGTATGGcatcaaagagaaaaaaaggcaaGGAAGCAGGTTTTACAAATGTATGGCATACACATGAGAGGATGGGTCAGTTTGCTTTCCCTTCTCTCCATTTTATTCATCCCAATTCATGTCTGCAACAAGTGGCACGCCTCCTTCCTGCAAATAAAACTCATTCTAAACGGCTGAATGGAGGAGAAAGTGACGCCTGCCCCTGCATATAAATATGAGATCACAGCTGGTTACTGAGGGCTGGACAGATAgaggggcagagagagagagagagaagggactGTGGGTCTCAGTTAAGCAGCTCCAGGTAGGTGATTGGCACTTTGCCTTTCTGGCTGCCTCGCTCGCCCATGAGCCAGTCTGAATCCATGCCTGGGACGCTGCTGACTACAATCACCTGGAAGCACAAATGCAAAACTGCATTAAATGATCACATCTGTTTTTCTATTACAGGCACTCTCTGAGATGCACATTTGTTATAGATAGTGCTATTTTCAGGCGGCTCAGGCTGCAACGTTAGCTCACAATTGCAGCGTCAGACTGGGGTTTTTTCTGTATGTAAAATAAGGTAAACTTGCTTCATGGTTACTCAACCGCAAGGAAGAGGAGTGGCCTATGTTCTGCTGAATAGAGGTTATGATAGAGGAACTGCTACAGGACCATGCGGTTAAAGACACGTGAAGAAAATGACTAAAATAGGCTTCTCAATCTTCTGGATTCTTGCATGAAGTTAAACTGAGAAGGAACAGTGAATATTTCATCCTCACCTCATCAGCCAGCAGGGAAAGCTCACTGCTGTTGCCAGCATCGTAGTCATAAAGGACCCGGGCTTTCCGGCTGCCGTTGGAGCTGCGCAATTCACTGAATCCACCTGAAGCCGAGGAGCTGCTGCggcctgcagacacactgggCAGGGAGGCGGACATTGGTATGGTGGGCACCGAGATGCTGGCCCCGCCCGACACTGACGATTGGTTGTTGTTAGAGAATGATGTGGGGAAACTGGAGGGAGGAGGAGACGATAAGCAACTGTGGACTGCTGGGGAACCCCAGAACCACAATGAGTGTTTGAGTTCAAGTTCAGTGTTATCTCTCTCTCAATTAAATTTGTCAGCATtactctttcatttttttacagTTCAAAGGGAGGTAATTTTTTGCAACCCCTCCTCAGACTTGCTAACTTAGATATTAACAAacacaaatgacaaaaacatcGTTAAAACACTTTTGTTTGACGAGTCAGGCTCTAAAAGTGAATAACATCAAAATGATAAGGAGTAGAATGACTCATCTTCTTTACAGTCAGAGTACATTAAAACTATTATGAGTAATAACAAAACACAGGTTCTGTTTGAAAAATACTGATGAGGATTGCTTGTGCACTTTTCACAGATGCTCCAGTCGTGTGGTTCAGAACAGCTACGTATCATCGCTGATATCAAAAACCTCATGTTTTCTAACAGCAGAGTAAGATATATTCTTGACATAAGGAATGAAACGTAGCAGTAGTATTTCACCTGCCAAGCTGCTTTTGGAGATCCACCATGTAATGGTAACACTGTGCGTAGTAAGTAGTCTCGGCCTCCACAAAGTCATTCAAGCAGCGTAGGTGGTGTGCCTAGAGGTGAGACGGCATTAGTGAAACATCAATAAGAGGAAAACAAGAGTGCAGTCCTCCCAGTGTTAAACAATGTTTTATTTActtggtttcatttttcagaCAGGCAACAGCACAGAAAGCAGCACTATAACACAGTAACAGTGTTAGCTGGGCTACATTAGGGCCGTACGCCACACGTCGACTAATCGTTGCCATTCTTACTAGTAGGTACCACATGTACTAGTCGTGTAATCTAATTGTTAACATTTTAACTGAAGCCCAATGCTGGTAAATTGTTGTGTCTTCCACAAGATGGAGCTGCAGCCTCCACATGttgtaggaaaaaaaacaccataaaTATTTGTTAAGCCTATTATTGTTAGTTATTTTGAACGCAAATAAATGAGATCATGATACAAGCGGTGGAAACGAGCTTCCTCCTAAAGGTGGCTGGCCTCTGCCTTAGAGATAAGCTGAGGAACTCAGTCatttgggaggggctcagagtacaGTTGCTGCTCCTctacattgaaaggagccagttgaggtggtttccTCCTGGGGTAGAACCAGGACACGCTGCAGAAAAcacatctctcagctggcctgggaacgcctctGTGTTCcccccagataagctggaggagatgGCTGTAGAGAGCGAGGTCTGGGCTTCATATCATGTTTAAtatcagttttttcttcttcttcattgtCTGTGTGAAATGTTCATAATGTGCAACGTTCCTTATGCACAGTATGAGGTGCCACATAGTGTACCGGCACTGAAACTAGGATTCATTACTGAAGAATGTGGTTAATGGTTTCAAATGGATTTGTTTAGACAGACATTGTACATGAAAGGATCCTGAAACCTAACTTGATATCTGAGTGTTTGTAGACTAACTAGTCAGTCAGTTTAATTAAGAACTAAGAAATCAGTCACCAGGAACATCCTTACTACATACATGGGTGCTGCTGACGCCTTCTAACAGCAGTCTGGTGATTTCTGCCTGCCGGTCGAACTCGCTCTGGGTCATCTTGAGTTcctgctctgcctgtgaatGAAGAAAGGAAACTATAATTTACAGAAAAACCTCATTTCAAAACTTTCAAGGCTATGGATGACAAAGATGACACAGATAAGGAAAAGCGTAGGCGAGGCTAAAGGAAATATGatttaaagatgaaaaaaaaaaaaagatgggttTAGTTGGCAGAGTGTGGATCTGTGCTTTTCATAATATACAACTTTTATGGAATGAGTcagatgtctttaaaaaaaggaaaaataacacGATTTGCAGTATGGATAAACAGGGACAAagacacagctgaacatgacGTTTCCTTTTCCGTATACTGAGCAAGCCAATTCAATATGAGGTCTGCTGGGATGGCTAAGAGGTCCAATAAACATGTGGACAATGGCCTCGCTGTCCTGCGCGCGCCTCAGCCTACTTCACAGGCTGAGGGAGAGCTGTGGAGGATGGAAGCTTCTGCAGTGTTTGGTCCCTGTCAGGTTTGTCTGCAAGGATTTCATTTCCATGAGGTATCACAGCATGTGTGATGGAGGAGATGGAGAAATCGACAGCAGCTGTTGACACTACTACCAGGAGGCTtggtctgtgcgtgtgtgttcagTTCAAAGATGGCTCCAACATTCCACTCACCTCTGTCACTTCCTCTGCTCACATCTGCTGCTTTGCGTTTTAAAAACAGTGACACAGTAGTTAGAGCTCCAGCTGCTGCACAGCCACAGCCAACACAAAACAAGCGTACACACTGCGTTTGTGCGAAAGTGCAACAGTGGCATGCTCTGACAAAACCGCACCGTGATCATGTAGCACATCAACTGTTTCTCCTCAGACGCCCGCTGATCTGTGTGCTACCCTCCTTATGTCACACCATGATTCAGCTTAAGATTAGAGAAACGACTATTTACGTCTCACATGTTTAGTTTACAGTGTTCTCACTCATGAGTGAACATGTTTACTCAGATAATGTGGATACAAAAAGCTGTTTTTAGAGATTTAACACACAATTAAAGCAACAGTACTCACTAGACTGTGCTGTTTGAAAATGCTAcattaaaacactttaaatatcCTACAAGAGATAATAGAACAGACGATCATAAGGAGGAGGAAGTTATGCTCACTCTGTTTCAGTGAGATTGTTTCTTCCCAAGGGAAACTGTGAGCAAAAGATACGAATGTTTTCTGGAAACACTGAAGACTGGGACTGCTGGGATACTGTCATCTACGGCTCTTACATGATACTGTACTGCTTCTGTTCAGTATTTGTACAGCAACACCGGCTCAGACACATCTAACCTATTTCCTTACTGACAACCTGAATGCTTTAGATGTAAGCTGAAAATAATTCAAGCCtaagatgataaaaaaaactgaggTCATTAGTGAGACCATCTTCAGACAGTCTTAGCTGTGAGAGTCATATCCccttaaacaaaatcaaagcaCATAAATACCCATTAACATTACAGAAAACTGTTTTTGCTTGTAGACAAAAACAGTTGAGCACTACACATTATGCACGTAgattaaaaatgaatacatACCATTATATTTAGCACTTAATAACTTAAATGTTTAAACAACTTTCTGAGCTCAGTTTGAGTGGGAGAGCAGAGAAAAATAGGGGCAGCTTTGAATTTGTAGTAATACACACATTACAAGACATTACAGCCAAATATGCACTCCTCATATACGGTTTAATGTTATATTGTTAATTGGCAATTATGTGACAACAGTGGAGAAGAACACAAGAGTTTCTACTAAGAGCGaatatgtaataaaatatttttaaacacGTCACCACTTATATTTCATTCATTGGACAGTTTATTAGGTTCAACCACTcattaacacaaacctaaatcagccaatcacatagctGATGGCTTACAGccttgctgaagttcaaacagaGCATTAAAATGAGCATTAAAACTATTCAGTGACCTTTTTTAACATGGCTCAGGATAACGTACCATATCTCACACAGAGTTATCAGATGTCAATCCAAACTAGCATCCTTGGGATGTTGTGGATTTGCATTatagaccaaaatctctgaagaTTGTTTCCAGCTCCTTGTTTTATGCTTGCCAGGAAGAATTAAGGAGGTTATGATGGCAGAAGAAGGTCCAACCTAATAGTAACAACGTGTACCTAATCAATTGGCCAGTGAGCTTACATATTAAACAAGGCTTTTACGTGCAAACTGTGGCACACCATGTGGTACAAGGACAAATACATGCTcctcacacccacacacacctacacccaCACACCTGGCCACCTCACAACCAGAATAAGGACATGCTTTGTTGCCACACTTGGTTTAATCAAGAGTTTCAACAGTCTGTCTGAAGAACATGAACACAAAGCATGAGATTAAATTAAGAAAAGGGAACTCTAAAACTTCCCATGGTGGCTCATGTGACTCTTTGCATGTCACAAGAAATAAAATGGTCAGCCTTGTGTTGTGTAACATAGTGTGTCAGGCAGTACTTGTGTGACTTCAGACAGAGTGACAGTGGGACACGCCCAATAGATTTTCTTCCCCAGTGAAGACGTTAGCCAGTGAATGTACTAAAAGCAGAATTCACTAAGCTGTTctatcagcgtgtgtgtgtgtccttacTGCAGCTCTTGCATCAGCCATCCTGGCTTTCTTTAGTCTGGTTTTGGCTGCATCCAGATCCAGGCGTTTAACCTGCAGCAGCTTCCTCTCTTTCTGGACACAAATCACAACACAAAAGTCTCACAGATAAACGACACATGGACACAGCACAGTGTAAACAAGGCTTCTACTTCATTCATCAGGTGTTTACTTTAGATTATAACACGATTATAAGGGCTTGTTTTCTATAATCACAGTGTGGGCTTGCACACACCTGACAGTCTGAACACTAGACTCTAAACTGAAGTGAGCATAAAGTACAGACTTCAACAGGATCTTTCACTACTTTGTAAAATAATGGCTATAATCATTAAAGCTATACTCGTTGACCCTCTGCAGCCGTCACTGTTGTGAATGAGATCCAGATTTAAAGGTCAAAGTCCGGGAAAAAGCGAAAGTGATTCAGGACAGGTAGCCTGCGGGTCCAACTCACCAGAATAGTTTTGAAGTCGCCCTCTAAAAAGTTTCTGAACGGTGTCAGGAAGTTGATGGCGGCACTCTGGATGAACTCCCGTTCTGCCCCACCAATCTGCTTCTCCGTCTCTCCACATTTTATCAGAGCGTTTCCTACAATGGTCAGCAGCAAAAGGAAAGTTTAGTGCCAGCAGAAAACCTGGGAGGGAGAATGGTGATATTGTTTCAGCTTGACACTGATAAAGGGCCTGGCTGGGACTGAAAATAGCAGAAGATGGTTCTCAAATCATCAAAATGTTCTTTAAAGCAAACAAACCAGAGTTTAACTCTGTTTTACACGTCTTCATGAGACAGAATACTGGAATACCAAACAAGCTGATGATGTTTTGAGaaatatttagatttttaagcctaatcttaaaaatcTCTTTCCTtctgataaagcttatagttagggctggaccaggtgactgGATCCTTAGTGATGCTGCAACAGACCTAGGCTACTGGGAGCGACCCATGATGCactgcatttcctctttgttcaCACCACCCTGCATGTAACcagtagttattattaatctctggctctcttccacagtgtgtcttttgtcctgtctccctcccctccctgCTAACCAAGTAACTGCCtccccctgagcctggttctgtgggatgtttcttcctgttaaaagggtgtttttccttcccactgtcaatCGTGCATTTATATTCTATTAACAACTGAACATCTAGAGCGACCGTAATTTCTTTTAGTCTTTTGTCCATTGTGTAATGTCAGGAGGCTTGCTAATGATCAAACAGCTACTCTGACCTGAGTTGCTATAAGGCCTCTTTTAGTTGCCTTTGTAGGGTTTAAACTCATTTTTTGTTAAAGATTCAAATCAGCGAAATAAAGACCACAAAGTTTCAGCTCAGCTGGTGCTCCCAGTAGGACTGGGGTTATCTCAGGTTGATTGCTCCGACTGTGCAAATTCTCATTAAACTCACAACAACATTACTTTaagaaggacaaaaaaaaaaaaatctccatcaATAGTAGCTAATTATTTCTGGAAAAGGAACAGACTACCTGGGAAAACTGGGGCATGATTTAGGTTTTTCTGCCAGATTTGCTGTTTGATGTATGAAGCTTTGTGAGTGAACAAATCAAAGCCAGAGTAGCTTTGGTCTATCGGCTTTCTAACGGCAGATGCATCCAGCCACAGCTGAGACAGGCCTATTAGCATTATTCAGATATCATGAGCCTATGTGCAAGTGCAGAGTACCTGGCTCAAAGTCTTTTCCCattttaatacaaaaaacaaagtgaaaatcATTAAATATGGTGCAAATATTAGGTTTTTATGCGTATTTATAATTCATGCAGTCTAACTGGGCTAGCCGCTCTGTAGCTGATTTATTTAATCTGGAGGTAATGTGCAGACTTTCTTTCCCTGAGCAAAGACAGTCTTTGATCGACTACAGCCCCAGTACTTGTCAGTGTTTCACCGTGGCACTCACCATAGGCAGTTCCAGGACCAAATTCATTCCCTGATTCAATCATGGACTGTCCCAGCAGCTCATGATTGTTCATACGTGTGGGGACCTTCTTCTCCAGTTTCTCATAAACAAATTCTTCTAGCCGGACATCTGCAGAGCGCAAGGAGAAAACTCAATTACAAAGTCACAGGACTACAGAGAGCGAGCCAAATGCAGGGAGTGACTTTAGTATGCTTCAGACAGCCCGACTTAAAGACCCACACTGAAAGCTTTCATTGTGACAGCTATGACAAACTACAAGCCAGCGTCTCTCGGAAACCGCTGTAATTTGTTTCATGTTACTACATCACGTGAAAGATTATCTGTGCTGTGTTTAACGTGAACACAGTAAAATCCCGTTTCTATGACTGTTGCACAAGACTGCAACCGCCAGATGGTCGGTCTGTGTTTGTTGTGCCTATGCTGGTGTTCGGCTGCAGAGATGCAACATCATGGTGTGAAGTGAGGAGGATGCACAGCTGAGTTTACAGACTTCACAGGCACCCTACATACCCGTGGAAGTCAAACACCCTCTCTGAGAAGTAAAGCTTTTAATGTGAGCCTTAGTGGCAGCGACAAATCTTTCATCTTTATTGAGCTGCTCTTCAGGGAATTCCTGATTCCTGAATATCAGGTTGCAGGTCTATAAGAACATTGTGTGGGTGGGTGCCCTGTGCTGCTTAGAGATGTCAGTGTCAGTCCTTCGAAAGTCAAAAAGAGTGATCTTACTGGGGTTGGGCTGTAGTAAgacttctgtctgcttcataATCTTTTCTGTCCATTGCTTGGTGCTCTCAGCTCTGATCAAAAGTTTCTCCAAATGGGCATCCAATTCTGTCTTTTCAGCCTGACCAAGCTTCTCTTCTGTaaactgaaaaattaaaaaatatgcgTTTACATTGCGCATGCGAGTTGTAGCTTTCACAGATGTATTCAAAGATACACACAAGACGACTGAGAGTAAAGAGCTAAGCAACGTTATTAAGCTCGGAAAATAAAGGTTAGCGCTATCTGCCAGCTGCTGTTGATAGCTTCATGTGACGGTGTTGAGGCCTTCAATGATAGTTAAGTTGAACAAATAGCTTAGTGTTAACACAACCTGGGTGACGCACGTGCTTTTTAAATACATCCTACAATGCAAATTATAGAAATTAAGTTACAATTAGGTGTAACTGCTAAGCTACAAAGTAACAATCACGGTAACGTTAGCTCTTTAGCAAGGAAGCTAAGGCTACCTCACAGTGGCTAACATTGGCTAGCAACAATTCCTATGAACTAAATGAGTAGACTTACTTGTACCGCTCGGCTCAGAAAAGTACCGGCGTCTGCGGCTAGCCGTTTTACATTAAAATCCATGGCACAGCAGCGAAAATAAACACTTAATGTTAACAACTGGCTTGTCTCGCCCTCAAAGAGCCATCACTATACAAAATGTCATTGAAGCAACTTTTTTTTGTCCAAGTTCCACCCAGCTGTTGAGCCAGGCAAAGATAGTATAGTGACAAGATTGTtcccttccatccatccatccattcgcttccgcttatccttttcagggtcgcggggggcgctggagcctatcccagctgtcatagggcgagaggcgggctacaccctggacaggtcgccagtctgtcgcagggccctTCTATAACTTGTCAGTGGATATTGCCAATGCGCATAATAATATACGACGATGGGTGGGG encodes the following:
- the sh3glb1a gene encoding endophilin-B1a → MDFNVKRLAADAGTFLSRAVQFTEEKLGQAEKTELDAHLEKLLIRAESTKQWTEKIMKQTEVLLQPNPNVRLEEFVYEKLEKKVPTRMNNHELLGQSMIESGNEFGPGTAYGNALIKCGETEKQIGGAEREFIQSAAINFLTPFRNFLEGDFKTILKERKLLQVKRLDLDAAKTRLKKARMADARAAAEQELKMTQSEFDRQAEITRLLLEGVSSTHAHHLRCLNDFVEAETTYYAQCYHYMVDLQKQLGSFPTSFSNNNQSSVSGGASISVPTIPMSASLPSVSAGRSSSSASGGFSELRSSNGSRKARVLYDYDAGNSSELSLLADEVIVVSSVPGMDSDWLMGERGSQKGKVPITYLELLN